The Lynx canadensis isolate LIC74 chromosome D1, mLynCan4.pri.v2, whole genome shotgun sequence genome has a segment encoding these proteins:
- the LOC115525904 gene encoding olfactory receptor 51Q1-like, with amino-acid sequence MFRVTNSTQVPFFFILMGIPGFEVSHGWISIPFCCLYTVSIVGNITILAVIRIEPSLQEPMYLFLSILALTDLGLTLTTLPTVMGLLWFNASEISFEACFAQFFFLHGFSFMESSVLLAMSFDRYVAICRPLHYVSILTNRVIRRIGIAIIFRCVLTVLPALFLLKRLPFCGSHHLSHSYCLHQDMIRLVCADTTINNWYGFVIALVFTTLDPLLIVVSYALILRSVLRISSQGESFQALNNCLSHILAVLVLYVPLVGLSMTHRFAKHAPPIVHVILANIYLLAPPVMNPIIYSIKPKQIRQRIFHLVSHRQLH; translated from the coding sequence ATGTTTCGGGTTACTAACTCCACTCAAGTCCCCTTCTTCTTCATCCTCATGGGCATCCCTGGCTTTGAGGTTTCCCATGGCTGGATTTCCATCCCCTTCTGTTGTCTCTACACGGTCTCCATTGTGGGCAATATCACCATCCTGGCTGTCATCAGGATAGAGCCCTCCCTACAAGAGCCCATGTACTTGTTCCTCTCTATTTTGGCTCTAACAGACCTGGGGCTTACCCTCACCACTTTGCCTACAGTCATGGGACTCCTCTGGTTTAATGCCTCAGAGATCAGCTTTGAGGCTTGTTTTGCCCAGTTCTTCTTCCTCCATGGATTCTCTTTTATGGAATCTTCCGTGTTGTTGGCCATGTCCtttgaccgctatgtggccatctgccGCCCCCTCCATTATGTCTCCATCCTTACCAACCGGGTCATCAGAAGAATAGGGATAGCCATCATTTTCCGCTGTGTTCTGACTGTTCTTCCTGCATTATTCCTACTGAAACGGCTTCCATTTTGTGGCTCCCACCATCTCTCCCACTCCTACTGCCTTCATCAAGACATGATTCGCCTGGTGTGTGCTGATACCACTATCAATAATTGGTATGGATTTGTTATAGCTCTGGTCTTTACTACGTTGGACCCCCTGCTCATTGTGGTCTCCTATGCACTCATTCTGAGAAGTGTCTTGAGAATCAGCTCCCAGGGTGAAAGTTTCCAGGCTCTCAATAACTGTCTGTCCCATATTCTGGCTGTTCTGGTCCTCTATGTGCCCTTGGTGGGACTTTCCATGACTCACCGCTTTGCCAAGCATGCCCCTCCAATTGTACATgtcatcctggccaacatctatCTCCTAGCACCTCCTGTGATGAACCCTATTATCTATAGTATTAAACCAAAACAGATCCGTCAAAGAATTTTTCACCTCGTTTCTCATAGACAATTGCACTAG
- the LOC115526290 gene encoding LOW QUALITY PROTEIN: olfactory receptor 51M1-like (The sequence of the model RefSeq protein was modified relative to this genomic sequence to represent the inferred CDS: inserted 1 base in 1 codon), which translates to MLLSNITQFSPMFYLTGFPGLDTIEHWIFIPFFLMYLVAISGNCFILIVIKTNPRLHRPMYYLLSFLAFTDLGLSVSTLPTTMGIFWFKSHGIYFVACQIQMFCIHSFSFMESSVLLIMSFDRFLAICHPLRYSVIITSQRVIRAGLAVIFRGPVALVPLVLLLKTFPYCGPRVLSHSFCLHQEVIHLACTDTTFNNLYGLAVXVFTMMLDLVLIALSYGVILHTVARLASQEEQLRAFQTCTSHLCAVLIFFVPMVGLSLVHRFGKHVPLAVHLLMANVYLFVPPMLNPIIYSIKTKEIRHVISKLLSLRKVSTKSWS; encoded by the exons ATGCTCTTATCCAACATTACTCAGTTTAGTCCCATGTTCTACCTCACTGGCTTTCCTGGACTGGACACCATCGAACACTGGATTTTCATCCCCTTTTTCCTTATGTACCTTGTGGCCATCTCAGGCAATTGTTTCATTCTGATAGTTATTAAGACCAACCCTCGTCTGCACAGACCCATGTACTATCTACTCTCTTTTCTGGCCTTCACTGACCTGGGACTGTCAGTGTCTACCTTGCCCACCACTATGGGAATCTTTTGGTTCAAATCTCATGGTATCTACTTTGTGGCTTGTCAGATCCAGATGTTCTGTATCCACTCATTTTCCTTCATGGAGTCCTCAGTGCTCCTTATTATGTCCTTTGACCGCTTTTTGGCTATCTGCCACCCCCTTAGGTACTCGGTCATTATCACTAGCCAGCGAGTGATCAGGGCAGGTCTGGCTGTCATCTTCCGGGGACCTGTGGCCCTAGTTCCCCTTGTCCTCCTCCTGAAGACTTTTCCCTACTGTGGGCCTCGAGTCCTTTCCCATTCTTTCTGCCTACACCAGGAAGTGATACACTTGGCTTGCACAGATACCACCTTCAACAACCTGTATGGGCTGGCAG GTGTGTTCACTATGATGCTGGACCTGGTGCTCATCGCACTGTCTTATGGGGTCATCCTGCACACCGTGGCAAGACTGGCCTCCCAAGAGGAGCAGCTCCGAGCCTTCCAAACATGTACCTCACACCTCTGTGCTGTACTGATATTCTTTGTGCCTATGGTGGGGCTGTCCCTCGTGCACCGCTTTGGGAAGCACGTCCCACTTGCTGTCCACCTTCTCATGGCCAATGTCTATCTCTTTGTGCCTCCCATGCTTAATCCAATCATATACAGTATTAAGACCAAGGAGATCCGCCATGTCATCAGCAAACTCCTCAGTCTTAGGAAGGTCAGTACTAAGTCTTGGAGCTAA